One Streptomyces sp. NBC_01217 genomic region harbors:
- a CDS encoding lytic polysaccharide monooxygenase auxiliary activity family 9 protein — MRKRASAAVVGLAIAGASMFATSSASSHGYTDNPISRQKLCANGTVTNCGSIQWEPQSVEGPKGFPAAGPADGKICSGGHSEFAQLDDPRGGSWPATRVTAGQGFGFRWQFTARHATTDFRYYITKNGWDPTKPLTRAALESQPFMTVPYGGQQPPATLTHQGTIPTQKTGKHIILSVWTIADTANAFYACSDVQF, encoded by the coding sequence ATGCGTAAACGGGCAAGTGCGGCCGTAGTCGGCCTCGCGATAGCGGGCGCCTCGATGTTCGCGACGAGCAGCGCCAGCAGCCACGGCTACACCGACAACCCCATCAGCCGCCAGAAGCTCTGCGCCAACGGTACGGTGACGAACTGCGGCAGCATCCAGTGGGAACCGCAGAGCGTCGAGGGCCCCAAGGGCTTCCCGGCGGCAGGTCCGGCCGACGGAAAGATCTGCTCCGGCGGCCACTCCGAGTTCGCCCAGCTCGACGACCCGCGCGGCGGCAGCTGGCCCGCGACCCGCGTCACCGCCGGGCAGGGCTTCGGCTTCCGCTGGCAGTTCACCGCACGGCATGCCACGACGGACTTCCGCTACTACATCACCAAGAACGGCTGGGACCCCACCAAGCCGCTCACCAGGGCCGCCCTGGAGTCGCAGCCCTTCATGACGGTGCCGTACGGCGGTCAGCAGCCCCCGGCGACGCTGACCCACCAGGGCACCATCCCCACCCAGAAGACCGGGAAGCACATCATCCTGAGCGTCTGGACCATCGCGGACACGGCGAACGCCTTCTACGCCTGCTCCGATGTTCAGTTCTGA
- a CDS encoding SPFH domain-containing protein, with protein sequence MGSTVSDNSGTPEDGGKREGEPERARRHAQTQAGDSGTGGVSAPGTGPRAGAGPRVGPGSASGVGPEAGPGPGPGPGPGPGSGSGRQPGSAADSVVDLVLDLVPGDRVDSAALGATSASVSVPAAAVAPLAVLAGRRAAHAAGDEQHGRRRSVVADERSASIPVHLVFREDPERTAAAALPADVLRRGADGVGVRRPPLPRGPQVRPSTRPAPVGDPRLVERPGPALPGWVALLAGLAGTAAAGAVLWWTGVLPAAALSRFGIGSRPYDGIGPGAWAALAALVTAVLFALGGLSRGRVGYVWVLTLFGDYRGSVRRTGLMWVSPLLLRRRVDVRLRHWRSEPLPAVDANGTALRVVVLVVWRIKDTVRATLGVADHEEYLREQVEAAMARVLSQLPADAFHEDAHTLRNAEAVGDALTRMLKADCEPVGIEVYSAQPTGIEYAPEVAAAMQRRRIAAIDAKHRDSVLTSVVDAVDDTVNRLTARGLVELDDYERKSLVKDLTVAFYTGRSGGEGA encoded by the coding sequence ATGGGATCCACGGTGTCGGACAACTCCGGAACTCCGGAGGACGGGGGGAAGCGGGAGGGGGAGCCGGAACGGGCGCGACGACATGCGCAGACGCAGGCCGGGGACTCGGGAACGGGCGGGGTGTCGGCTCCGGGCACGGGCCCGAGGGCTGGTGCGGGCCCGAGGGTGGGTCCGGGTTCAGCCTCGGGCGTCGGGCCGGAGGCCGGTCCCGGTCCCGGTCCCGGTCCCGGTCCCGGTCCGGGTTCCGGCTCAGGCAGGCAGCCCGGTTCCGCCGCCGACTCCGTCGTCGACCTTGTACTGGACCTGGTGCCGGGGGACCGCGTGGACTCCGCGGCTCTGGGTGCGACCTCGGCCTCGGTGTCGGTTCCGGCTGCGGCCGTCGCGCCTCTTGCGGTTCTGGCCGGCCGCCGAGCAGCCCACGCTGCCGGGGACGAGCAGCACGGGCGGCGTCGCTCGGTCGTCGCCGATGAGCGGTCCGCCTCCATCCCCGTACACCTGGTCTTCCGCGAGGACCCCGAGCGCACGGCCGCGGCCGCGCTGCCTGCGGATGTGCTGCGTAGGGGAGCCGACGGGGTCGGGGTGCGGCGGCCGCCCCTGCCGAGGGGGCCGCAGGTGCGGCCGTCGACGCGGCCCGCGCCGGTCGGTGATCCGCGGCTCGTCGAGCGGCCGGGGCCCGCGCTGCCCGGCTGGGTGGCGCTGCTCGCCGGGCTGGCCGGTACCGCCGCCGCCGGCGCCGTCCTCTGGTGGACCGGCGTGCTGCCCGCCGCCGCGCTCAGTCGGTTCGGGATCGGCTCGCGCCCGTACGACGGAATCGGTCCCGGCGCCTGGGCGGCGCTCGCCGCGCTGGTGACGGCGGTGCTGTTCGCGCTCGGCGGGCTGAGCCGCGGGCGGGTCGGGTACGTCTGGGTGCTGACGCTCTTCGGCGACTACCGGGGCAGCGTGCGCCGGACGGGGCTCATGTGGGTCAGCCCGCTGCTGCTGCGCCGTCGTGTCGACGTACGCCTGCGTCACTGGCGCAGCGAACCGCTGCCCGCAGTGGACGCCAACGGTACGGCGCTGCGCGTCGTCGTCCTCGTCGTCTGGCGGATCAAGGACACCGTCCGGGCCACGCTCGGGGTCGCGGACCACGAGGAGTATCTGCGCGAGCAGGTCGAGGCGGCGATGGCCCGAGTCCTCTCGCAGCTGCCCGCCGATGCCTTCCACGAGGACGCGCACACCCTGCGCAACGCGGAGGCGGTCGGTGACGCGCTGACCCGGATGCTGAAGGCGGACTGCGAGCCCGTCGGCATCGAGGTGTACTCCGCGCAGCCGACCGGAATCGAGTACGCGCCGGAGGTCGCCGCGGCCATGCAGCGCCGCCGGATCGCCGCCATCGACGCCAAGCACCGTGACAGCGTGCTGACTTCGGTGGTTGACGCGGTGGACGACACTGTCAACCGGCTGACCGCGAGGGGGCTCGTGGAACTGGACGACTACGAACGGAAGTCGCTGGTCAAGGACCTGACGGTGGCCTTCTACACCGGACGCAGTGGTGGAGAGGGCGCCTGA